CGCCGCGGGCCCGGCCGCTTTCGCCGCGGACAGGGACCGGGCACCCCGGCAGATCGAGGTCCGTCCCGAACCCGGGTCCGGGAGTGTCGGACTCTCCGCCGCGAAGCGGGAGAAGCTGCTCAGGAACGCCGCCGCCGACGGCCCCGCCACCGCCCGCCGGCTGAAGCTGGGCGACCGCGAGAAGCTCGTGCCGAGGGATGTCGTCAAGGACGCGGACGGCACCGTCCACACCCGTTACGAGCGCACCTACGCCGGGCTCCCGGTGCTCGGCGGCGACCTGGTCGTCCACCAGGACGGCGACTCCAGTACCGTCACCAGGGCCACCACGGCGCGGATCGCCGTGGACACGGCCGAGCCCGACGTCACCGCCGGTACCGCCAGGAAGAAGGCGCTCGCGGCGGGCGAGGAGGAGGGCACCGCCGGGGCCACCACCGCGCAGGCCCCCCGCCAGGTCGTCTGGGCGGGCTCCGGCGAACCCGTCCTGGCCTGGGAGACCTTCGTCACCGGCGTCCAGCAGGACGGCACCCCGAGCCGCCTCCAGGTGGTGACCGACGCCACCACCGGTGAGCGGCTGCACAGCGCGGAGCAGATCCACGCCGGCGAGGGCCAGAGCCTGTACAGCGGACCCGTGCAGATCGGCTCGGTCCACAACGGCACCGCGTACGAGCTGACCGACCCGGCGCGCGGCAGCCACCGGACCTACTCGTTCGCCCCGGACAACACGCAGAGCCTGGTCACCGACGACGACGACCACTGGGGCGACGGCACCGCCGCCCACGAGCAGACGGCCGCCGTGGACGCCGCGTACGGCGCGCAGAAGACGTGGGACTTCTACCAGGACCGGTTCGGCCGCAACGGCATCGCCGACGACGGGGCGGGGGCCCGCTCCCGGGTGCACTACGGCAGCGGATACGCCAACGCCTTCTGGGACGACCTGTGCTTCTGCATGACCTACGGCGACGGCATCGGTGACGCCCGCCCCGTGACCTCCCTGGACATCGCGGCCCACGAGATGACCCACGGCGTCACCTACTCCACCGCGAACCTGTACTACTCGGGTGAGTCGGGCGGCCTCAACGAGGCGACCAGCGACATCATGGCCGCGGCCGTGGAGTTCTACGCGGACAACCCGCTGGACACACCGGACTACACCATGGCCGAGCTGATCGACCTGCGCGGCACCGGCGGGCCGATCCGGTACATGGACCAGCCCTCCAGGGACGCCTCCCCGAAGGGGACGTCCCAGGACTACTGGACCTCCGAGACCAGGAAGCTGGACCCCCACTTCAGTTCCGGGGTGGGCAACCACTTCTTCTACCTGCTCGCCGAGGGCAGCGGGCAGAAGACCGTCAACGGCGTCCAGTACGACAGCCCGACCTACGACGGCAATCCGGTCGCCGGCATCGGCATCGAGAACGCCGCCGCCATCTGGTACCGGGCCCTGACGGTCTACATGACCAGCCGCACCGACTACGCGGGCGCCCGCGTCGCCACGCTCCGGGCCGCGGACGACCTCTTCGGCATGGACGACGGCGCCTACACGGCCGTCGGCAACGCCTGGGCCGCGGTCAACGTCGGCCCCTCGTACGTCAACAACATCGCGGCCGTCGTCCCGTCCGCCCGGAAGTCCGCGGTGGGCCAGCCCACCGAGCTGCGGATCGACGCGGTCTCGACCCGTCCCGGCGCTCTCGGCTACGCCGCGACCGGCCTGCCCGCCGGGCTGGGCATCGACGCCGCCACCGGCGTCATCAGCGGGACCCCGACGGCGGCGGGCGACTTCTCCGTGGTCGTCACCGTCACGAACTCCGCCTCGGAGACCCGCGAGCTGTCCTTCGCCTGGACCGTGCTGGCCTCCGGCGGGGACTTCTTCACCAACCCGGCCAGGGTGGACATCCCCAACTGGGTCACCGTCGAGTCACCCATCACCGTCACGGGGCGGACCGGCAACGCGCCCGCCGACCTCAAGGTGACCGTCGACCTCGTCCACGACTTCATCGGCGGGCAGGTGATCAACCTCGTCGCCGGGGACGGCACGGTGATCCTGGTGAAGGACTTCGTCTGGGACGAGGGCAGGGAGCTCCACGAGACGTTCACCGTGGACGCGTCGGCCGTGCCCGCCGACGGCACGTGGAAGCTGCGCGTCACCGACAACACCCCCGGCATCTTCACCGTCGACCCCGGGTACCTCGACGGCTGGAGCCTGACCTTCTGAGGCTCCCGGCCTCCCGGCCTGTCCTCCTGGCCCGCCCCCCGGCCCGCCCCGGCCGGGGGGCGGGCCCTCACCTCGGGGGCGGCGGCCCCCAGGGTGCCGCCTCCTCCAGTTGCGCGGCGAGGGCGAGCAGCAGGCCCTCGCCGCCGAGGGGGGCGGCGAACTGGACGCCGAGCGGCAGACCGTCGCCGTCGTGGCCGAAGGGCACGGACATCGCGGGCATCCCGGTGACGTTGTACACGCTGGTGAAGGCCGAGTGGACCGAGGCGTGGCGGTAGACGGACTCCGGGTCCGTGGTGTCGAGCGTGCCGAGCGGCGGGGTGGGCCGGGCGAGGGCCGGGCTGAGCAGGACGTCGGTGCCGGCGAAGGCGGCGCCGACCTCCCAGCCGATCTCCTGGGCCCGGCGCAGGGCCCGGCTGACATCGGCGGCGGGCAGGGTGCGGTAGGTGTCGTACAGAAGACGGGTGAAGGGTTCGATGTCGTCGTCGGCCAGGGGCCGGCCGAGTTCGGCGAGCCGGGCGTCGATCTGGGCGACGAGGTCGGCGCCCATCAGGACGCCGGAGGTGCGGCCGACGTCGTCGGGGCGGTAGCGGGCGGTGGTCTCGGTGACGTGGTGGCCGAGGCGTTCGCAGAGCACGGCGGCGGCGCGTGCCGCGTCCGCGCAGTCGGGATGGACGTCCGGGCCGTCGGGGAGCGCGGTGAGCAGTCCGATCCGCAGGCGGCCCGGCGGGCGGGCGGCGAGCTCGGCGAAGGGCGCGGCCGGGGCCGGGGCCGCGTAGGCGTCTCCGGGCAGCGGGCCCGCGGCGACGTCGAGGAGCAGGGCGCTGTCGCGGACGGTCATGGTGAGCGCGTGGTGCACGGAGACCAGGCCCGCCAGGGTGGTGGGGCGTGGTGCGGGGCTGACGCGTCCGCGGCTGGGTTTCAGGCCGAACAGTCCGCAGGCGGCGGCCGGGATGCGGATCGAACCGCCGCCGTCGCTGGCGTGGGCGACCGGTACCATCCCGGCGGCCACGGCGGCGGCCGAGCCGCCGCTGGAGCCGCCGGGTGAGCGGGTGGGGTCCCAGGGGTTGCGGGTGGGGCCGGACAGGACCGGTTCGGTGGAGGCGTTGAGGCCGAGTTCGGGGGTGTTGGTGGTGCCGAGGACCACCGCTCCGGCCCGCCGGTAGCGGGCCACCAGTTCGCTGTCCCGGCGGGCGGTCCCCTCGGCGAAGAGACGGCTGCCGCCCGTCGCCGGGAGGCCCGCCACCTCCGTACCGAGGTCCTTGACGAGCATCGGGACACCGCGCAGCGGGCCGTCGGGCAGGCCGGCCGCCACCTCGTCCAGGGCGGCCTCGAAGCGGGTGTGGAGCACCGCGCCGATGCCGGGGTCGAGTCTCCCGATGCGGGCGATCGCCTGTTCGGTGACCTCGCGTGCGTCGCTGTCGCCGTCGCGGACGGCGGCGGCCGTGGCGGTGGCGTCGGGAAGAACGGCGGCGTCGGGAAGGGCGGCGGCCGCGGCGGCGGCGTCGGGGCGCCTCATGCGACGTACCCCTCCTGTTTGCCCCAGGTGGCGCGGCGGGTGGTGCCGCGGTCGACCAGGACGCAGCGGGTGCCCGTGAAGTTGGTCGGCATGCACTTGTTGCAGTGGATGCACAGGGACGGTGTGGCGGAGTCCTCGCGCACGCGGTTGACCAGGTCGGGCTCGCGCAGCAGGGCGCGGGCCATCGCCACGAACTCGAAGCCCTCGCGCATCGCGAGGTCCATGACGGGCTTCCCGGTGATCCCGCCGAGCAGGATCATCGGCAGCTTCACCGCTGCGCGGATCTGCCGGGCGTCCTGGAGGAGGTAGGCGTCCTGGTAGGGGTAGCTGCGCAGGAAGTGCTTGCCGACCGCCTTCACACCGAGCTTGATCGGCTGCGGCATGATCGCGGAGAACTCGCGGAGCGGGGCGTCGCCCTTGAAGAGGTACATGGGGTTGAGCAGGGAGCTGCCCGCGGTCATCTCCAGGGCGTCGACGGTGCCGTCCTGTTCGAGCCACTGCGCGACGGGGATGGCCTCGTCGAGCCAGAACCCGCCGGGGACGCCGTCGTCCATGTTCATCTTGGCGATGACGGCGATCCTGCCGCCGACGGCGTCGTGGACGGCGCGCATGATCTCGCGGGCGAACCTGGCCCGGTTGGTGAGGCTGCCGCCGTAGGCGTCGGTGCGGTGGTTGACCCGGGGGCTGAGGAAGGAGCTGGCCAGGTAGTTGTGGCCCAGGTGCACCTCGACGGCGTCGAAGCCCGCCTCCACGGCGCGGCGCGCGGCCTCGGCGTGGGCCTCGGTGATGCGCCGGATGTCGTCGAGGGTGGCTTCCCTGGCCCAGCTGATGGTGGTGGCGTGGAAGTGCTTCGACGGGGAGAGGGCGGGGGCCCCGTTGCCCTTGGGGTTGGCGACGGGCCCGCCGTGGCCGATCTGCGCGGCGACGGCGGCGCCTTCGGCGTGCACGGCGTCGGTGAGGGCGCGCAGGCCCGGCATCGCCTCGTCGGTCCAGTAGATCTGGTGGCGGTCGGTGCGGCCCTCCTTGGCGACCGCGCAGTAGGCGACGGTCGTCATGCCGACGCCGCCGCGGGCGTAGGCGACGTGGAAGTCGACGAGGTCCTTGGTGACCAGGGACCGGTGGCTGAGTCCTTCGTAGGTCGCGGCCTTGATGACGCGGTTGCGGAGCTCGACGGGGCCCAGTTTCGCGGGTGCCAGGACGTCGGGTGCCAGGACGTCGGGTGCCGGGGCGGCGGGGGCGGCTTCGGGGGTCTCGCTGGTGGTCACGGGTGGTTCCTCCTGGGTTCGGCGTGGTGGCAGGCGACCCGGTGTCCGGGCCGGATCTCCCGTGGTGGGGGTTCGTGTGCGGCGCACTCGCCGGTGGCCAGCGGGCAGCGGGTGCGGAAGCGGCAGCCGGACGGCGGGTCCAGCGGGGAGGGGAGTTCCGCGGCCGGCCCCTCGGTGTCCACGGCGGCGGGGGCGGCACCGCCCGGGCGCCTGGCCTCGGGGAGGGAGGCGAGCAGCAGCCGGGTGTAGGGGTGCACGGCCTCGTGCTGCATCCCGTCGGAGGGCAGCACCTCGCAGACCTTGCCGAGGTACATCACCATCACGCGGTCGCTGATGTTCTTCACCACGGACACGTCGTGGGCGATGAAGACCATGCTGAGCCCGCGCCGGGCGGTCGCCGTCTCCAGCAGGTTGAGGATCTGGGCCTGGACGGACACGTCCAGGCTGGAGACGGGTTCGTCGCAGATCAGCACCTCGGGGTCGAGCATCAGGGCGCGGGCGATGCACACCCGCTGGCACTGGCCGCCGGAGAGTTCGTGCGGTCTGCGGTCCCGTACGGTCGCGGGGTCGAGGCCGACGTCGCGGAGCGCCTCGTCGATCCGGGTGTCCCTGTCGCGCGGGTCGTCGCCGGCGCCCCAGACCGAAGGGCCTTCCCACACCAGGTCCTTGACCTTGCGGCGCGGGTTCAGGGCGGACACCGGGTCCTGCATGATGATCTGCATCCGGGCGCGGGCGCGCCGCAGTTCCCCGGGGGCGAGGCCGCTGAGGGAGGTCCCGCCCAGGCGGACGGTCCCGGAGCCGGGGGGCGGGAGCTGGATCAGGGAGCGGCCGACGGTGGACTTGCCGCAGCCGGACTCCCCCAGGATGCCGAGGGTCTCGCCGACGGCGACGTCCAGGCTGACCCCGGAGACGGCGTGGACCTTGCGGCCGTGTCCGGCCGGGAACTCCACGACGAGGTCCTCGGCGCTCAGCGCGGGCGGCCGGGGGGCCGTCCGGGCGGTGTCGGGTGTGGTCGTCATGCGGTCGCCTCCTGGACGGCGCCCAGCGGGTGGTGGCAGGCGACGACGCCTTCGGCGTCCTGGTCGCCGTGCCGGCCGGTGAGCCGGGGCGCCTCGGTGGTGCAGCGGTCGGTGGCGGCGGTGCAGCGCGGGGCGAACCGGCAGCCGGGCGGGGGGTGCAGCAGGTTGGGCGGGCGGCCCTCGATGGTGGGGAGCAGGGTGTGCGGGGGCAGGTCGAGCTGGGGGATGGAGGCGATCAGGGCACTGCTGTACGGGTGCCGGGGCCGTTCGAAGACGGCCTGGGTGGGGGCGTGTTCGACGAGGCGTCCCGCGTACATCACGGCGACGCGGTCGGTGCGGCCGGCGACGGTGGCGAGGTCGTGGCTGATGAGGACGGTCGCCATGCGCAGGTCCTGGGCCAGTGTCCGGAGCAGGTCCAGGATCTGCTTCTGCACGGTGACGTCGAGTGCGGTGGTGGGCTCGTCGGCGATGAGCAGGCGGGGCCCGCAGGCGAGGGCCATGGCGATGACGACGCGCTGGCGCATTCCGCCGGAGAGTTCGTGCGGGTACTGGCGGGCGCGCCGGGCCGGTTCGGGGATGCCGACCTGCCGGAGCAGGCCGACGGCCCGGTCCCGGGCTTCCGCGCGGCTGAGGCCGAGGTGCAGCCGTACGCTCTCGGTGAGGTGGGCGCCGACCTTCTTGACCGGGTTCAGGGAGGTCATCGGGTCCTGGAAGACCATGGCGACCTCGGTGCCCCACAGGGCGCGGCGCCGGGCGGGGGTGAGTGCGTGGACGTCCTGGCCGCCGAGGAGGACGGTGCCGGAGACGGTGGTGCCGGGGCCGTCGGTGATCAGGCCCATCAGGGTGCGGCCGAGGACGGACTTGCCCGAGCCGGACTCCCCGACGATGCCGAGGGTCTCCCCCTCGGACAGGGTCAGGTCGACCCCGTCGACGGCCTGGACGAGGCCGCGGGGGGTGAGGAAGCCGGTGCGTACGCCGGTGGCGCTCAGCAGCGGGGCGGGGGCGGCCCGGGGGGTGCCGGCAGCGGGTCCGGGGGCGCCGGGGGCGGGGGCGGGGGCGGGGCCCCCGGGCGGGGGTGCGGTGGTCACAGCTTCACGCTCCGGGAGTCCCATCGCCCGCGAGCCTTCTCGCCGACGATGTTGAAGGCGAACACGGTGAGGAAGAGGAAGGCGCCGGGCACGAGGACGATGTGCGGGTGGTCCTCGAAGGCCCGCCCCTCCCCTTCGGCGATCATGTTTCCCCAGGTGGGTTCGGGCGGCTGGATGCCGAGTCCGAGGAAGCTGAGCGAGGCCTCGGCGACGATGAGTACCGAGATCATCACGACGGCCAGGGACAGCAGGGGCAGCAGGACGTTGGGGAGCAGTTCGCGCAGCAGGATCCGGGTGCGGGTGGCGCCCATGGCGCGGGCCGCGACGACGAACTCGCGGTTGGCGTAGGCCATGGTGGTGGCGCGGGCGAGCCGCACCATGCCGGGGACGGTGAGCAGGGCCAGGGAGAGGGCGACGTTGCGCAGGTGCGGTTCCAGCACGGTGGCGAGCGCGATGAGGAGGATCAGCGGGGGTACGGCGAGCAGGGAGTTGGTGGCGATGCCCACCGCGCGGTCGACGCCCTTCTGGAAGTAGCCGGCCACCATGCCGATCGCGCCGCCGACGACGGTGCCGACGGCGACCGCGGACAGCGAGATGACCAGTGAGGACCGGGCGCCGTACAGGGAGCGGGCGAGCAGGTCGAGGCCGAAGGCGTTGGTGCCGAGCGGGTGGTCCCCGGTGAACGCGGGGGTCGCGAAGACCGGTTCCATGACGGTGCTCGCGACGTCGCGGTCCTCGGCGAGCGGCAGCCAGGGGGCGCACACGATCGCGAGGCCGAGGAGGATCAGCCAGCCCGCGCCCGCCCAGAACACCAGGTCGAATCCGGGGCCGGCCCAGCGCTTGCCGAGCCGGGAGGCTCCGGCGAAGGCCGTGCCGAGGCCGAGGAGGGCGAGGGCCGCCTTGGCGGGCGGGACGAGCTGGGCGGTGGTCGCGCCGAACACCAGCAGGGCGAGGCCGACGGCGGTGAGGGTCAGGGCGGTGAGCAGGGGCGGCGGGAAGGCGGTCCGCGTGCGCGGAGCGATGTCAGACATGGACACGTCGCGTCCTCGGGTCGAGGTAGCCGTAGGAGAAGTCGATGGCGGCGTTGATCACCACGTAGATCACGGCGATGGTGAGCACGGCGCCCTGGACCATCGGGTAGTCGCCCTGGCCGGCGGCGTTGACGACGAGGGTTCCCATGCCGGGCAGCGCGAAGAGGTACTCCACGACGACGGTGCTGCCGATCAGCCGGCCGAGGCTGAGGCCGAGCAGGGTGACCAGGGAGAAGGAGGAGGGGCGCAGGGCGTCGGTGAACAGGATGCGCAGCGGGTTCATGCCCTTGGCGCGGGCGGCGAGGATGTAGTCCTCCCGCAGGGTCACGATGAGGTCGCCGCGCAGTACCCGGGTGAACATGGCGAGTTCGGCCAGGGCCACGGTCAGGGCCGGCAGGAAGGCGTGGTGCAGGTTGCCGGCCAGGTCTCCGTCGCCGAGCCGTACCCACTCCGAACGCGGGAACCAGCCCGCCGAGTTGACCAGCAGCAGGATCAGCAGCAGTCCGGCCAGGAAGCTGGGCACCGAGAGCACGCCGAAGGTGCCGGCCCCGATGATCCGGTCGGCCGCCGAGTTCTCCCGGTACGCCGACCACATGGCCAGCGGCACGGCGATCAGGAGGGCGAGCAGCAGCCCGAGGGCGGCGATCTCCAGGCTGACGGGCAGCGCGGACAGCACCCGGTCGGTGACGTCGCTCTGCGGGGGTACGACGGACTGTCCGAGGTCCCCGGTGAGGACACCGCCCAGCCAGTCGAGGTAACGGGTGGCCAGGGGCTGGTCGAGGCCGAGTTCGGTGCGGAGTTCGGCGTACTCGGAGGGTGCCCGGCCGGCCCCCAGGATGTCGACCGCGGGGTCTCCGGGCAGCAGGACCACCAGGGAGAACACCCCGATGCTCGCGATGAGGAGCACGCCCACCAGTTCCAGGGCCTTGAGGGCCGGTCGGCGCAGCGCAGCGGGACTCATGGGTTCCTCCAGATCTGCCCGGTGGCGGCACACGGGTCTACGGGACGCGCACCACGGCGCGGTGAAGCTACGGGGCGGGCGGGCGGACCGCCCAGGGCGGTGTCCCGGTGAGCGGGAGCGCGCGGGTCCGCCCGGGGCGGGCCCGGGCGCCGTGGTCCGGGGGCCGGCCGGAGCCGTGCCCCGGCCGGGCCCGTGTCCCGGTGCCGGCGGGCCCGCCGGACGGGGTCACTTGCTGATCCACGCCTCGCCGAAGAGGGTCATGTACTCGTCGGTGGGCACGATGCCGTGCACGTTCTCGCCCCAGGCGGTGAATCCGGCGCTGGCGCCGAGGTTGACCAAGGGGACGTCCTCGTTGAAGAGCGTCTGGACCCGGTCGAGGATCTTCTGGGTCTCCTCGTCGCCGTCGGCGGCCTGGAGCTCGGCCAGCAGCGCGTCCATCTCCGGGTTGGCGTAGCCGCCGGGGTTGCCGTAGCTCGTGGAGTTCAGGACGCTCTGCAGCCGGTGGTAGGGGTCGCTCTCGGAGATGCTGGCGGCGCCGCGGCTGATGTCGAAGTCGTGTTCCACGTAGGTCTTGGCGACCCGGTCGGCGATCGAGGAGACCAGGTCCAGTTCCACGGTGAAGCCGACGCGCTCCAGCATCGCCTTGGTGACGACGCCCTTGGCCCGGGAGACGGGGTCGGTGCCGTCCATGTAGGTGATGGCGCCGTCGTACCCGTCCTTCTTGGCCTCGGCGAGCAGCTTCTTCGCCTCGTCGAGGTCGATGCCGACGGGTTCCACCTCGGAGTGCAGGCGTGACTCGGGCGGGAAGATCTCCTGTCCGGGCAGGCCCTTGCCCTCGTAGGCGCGCTGGGTGTCGAGCTCGGGGTCGAGGGCCAGGGCCATCGCCTTGCGGACGCGCAGGTCGGCGCCGGGCCGGCCCTCACGGGTGTTGATGGTGATCATGTTGCCGAGGCCGGTGAGGGTCAGTTCGCCGGGGTGGCCTTCCTTCACGGCGTCGTCGACGACGTCGGGGCTGCGCATGTACGTCACGTCGGCGGTGCCGTCGTTCAGCGCCTCCAGCTTGGCGCGGTCGGACTGCGGCCAGGTGAAGCGCAGGGCGTCGAGGTGGGGCCGGCCCTTGAAGTAGTCCTCGTTCGCCTTGAGGACCATCTCCTCCTGGGGGGCGTGCTCGTCCAGGACGAAGGGTCCGGCCCCGATCGGCTCGAACGTCTTCCCGGCGTACGCGGCCGGGGCCACGATCATCCCGGGCGCCTGGGCGAGCATGGCGGGGAAGGTCGCCCAGGGGGTGCGGAGGGTGAAGACGACGGTGGTGTCGTCCACGGCCTCGGTCTTCGCGAGGTTCGGGGCGAGCAGGGCGGTGTCCGCGCCCTTGTTCTTCTGGTACCAGGCGAGGGAGGCGGTCACGGCGGCGGCGTCGAGCGGTGTGCCGTCGGAGAACTTCACGTCCTCGCGGAGCTTCAGTGTCCAGGTCTTCAGGTCGTCGCTGCTGTGCAGCGACTTCGCGAGCTGGGGTTCGTACTTCTTCGCCGCGGTGTCGTAGCGCATCAGCACGTCGTAGACGGCGGCGAGGGCGGAGCCGCCGGAGGCACCGGTGGCGTAGGTGACGGCCGGGCTGAGGCTGCGGGCCTCGGCGTAGTCGGCGATGCGCAGGGTGCCGCCGTCGACGGGTGTGCCGCCGTCGGGCTGGTCGCCGACGAGACCGAAGGTGTAGCGGCCGCGCTCGGCCTTCTGTGCCTTTTCGCCGCCGGTGCTGCCGGTGTCGGACGATACGCACGCGGAGGTGAGCATCGCCGCGGCGGCCAGGGCGGCGGCGAGGCGGGCTCGCGGCCGTGGTGCTCGCTTCATTTCTTCCTCCAGATGTCCGCGGGCCGGGTCCGGCGGAGCCGGTGACCGGTGCGGGAAGGCGGAAAGTTTGGTGCCGGATGGCGGGCGGAGCGGGTGTCCGGCGGCGCAGGGGCCCGGGTGCCGGAAGAGCGGGCGGGCGCCGGAGGGCGGGAGCCCGTGGCCGGAGCAGGTGGGGGGACGCTACGGCCGGCGAAATCCGGCGACGTGACGTATCCCACTCACCGGGAACCCCGCGTGGCTCCCGGTCCGGGCGGGCGCCGGCGCCGTCCGCCCGGCGTCCCCGCCGTGAAACGGTGTCCCAGTGACCGGAATCAGCCATGAGGCGGGAGGCCGGCACTGCCGAGACTGACCCCGACCGCGATCCCAGTGGAGTCCCCGACGCACCAGGAGTCACCCGATGTCCAGCGACACGGATCACCGCTCTTCCGCTCTCGCCCGAGCGGCCGCGCTCACCGGCCCGGGAGGCCGCTTCGAGCTGTCCGAGGCCGAGGTACTGGGGGCCCGGCTTCCGGTGTTCACGCACCGCAGGCGGGCCCTGCACGAGGTGCTGCACGAGTCGGCCGCCCATGCCGGCCGTGAGTACATCGTCACGGCGGACCGCCGGATCACCTTCGCCCAGCACGCCGCCCAGGTCGCGTCCCTGGCCCAGGTGCTGCGCGAGGAGTACGGCGTCGGCAAGGGGGACAGGGTCGCCATCGCCGCGGCCAACTCACCTGGCTGGATACAGACGTTCTGGGCGACGGTGTCGATCGGCGCGGTGGCGGTCGGCTTCAACGCCTGGTGGTCGGCGCGCGAAATGGCCCACGGCATCGCCAACGCGGAGCCGGCCCTGGTGGTGGCCGACGCCAGGCAGTCGGCGAAGCTGGCCGGCTGCGGGGTGCCGGTGCTGTCCATGGAGGACGACATCAGCCGCTTCGTCTCGGCCCGTCCCGGCGCGCCGCTGCCGTCCGCCGATGTCGCCGAGGACGACCCGGCCGTCATCCTCTACACCTCGGGTACCTCGGGGCGCCCCAAGGGGGCCGTGCACACCCACCGCAATCTGCTGGCGGTCGTGGAGTACCACCGGCTGAACGACGCCCTGCTGCGGGAGTTCGGCGATCCGCTCGCCCCCGAGGACCGCGTCTACCTGCTGACCCTGCCGCTGTTCCACATCGCGAGCCTGCACAACCTGGCGGTGCCGCGGCTGGCGACGGGCAGCCGGATCGCCCTGCACCAGGGCTCCTTCGACGTGGACGCGGTGCTCTCCATGGTCGAGCGGGAGCGGGTCACCAACTGGGGCGCGGTGCCGACGATGGCGCACCGGATGCTCGAACACGGCGGTGTCAGCCGTTACGACACCTCCTCGCTGACGGCGTTCGCCCTGGCCTCCGCGCCGTCGTCCACCGAGTTCAAGGAGAAGCTGCGCCGGGCGCTCCCCTTCGCGAAGGACTCGCTGGTGGACAGTTACGGCCTGACGGAGTCCTGTACGGCGATCGCCGCGGCGAACCCCCAGGAGCTGGCGGCGGCCCCGGGCACGCTGGGCCGGCCCGTCGTCGGCGTACGGCTGGAGATCCGGGATCCGGCGGGCGAGGTGCTGGGTGAGGGCGAGGAGGGCGACATCTGGGTCCGCAGCATGTACAACATGCTGGGCTACTGGCGCGACCCCGCGGCCACGGCCGAGGCGATCGGCGCGGACCGCTGGCTGCGTACGGGCGACATGGGGCAGGTGCGCGAGGGCAGGCTGTACCTGCGCAGCCGCCGTTCGGACCTGATCATCCGGGGCGGCGAGAACGTGTACCCCGCGGAGATCGAGACGGTGCTGGCCGGGCACCCGGACGTCCGTGAGTGCCTGGTCGTCGGGTTCCCCCACCCGGACCTCGGCCAGGAGGTCGCGGCGGTGGTGGTGCCGGTGCCCGGCGCGGCGCTCACCGAGGAGGCGCTGCGGGAGTACGCGGCGGGAGAGCTGGCGTACTTCAAGGTGCCCAAGCGCTGGCGGATCACCACGGACCCGCTGCCGCGCAACGCGACCGGCAAGGTGATCCGGCGCGACGTACGCGTCTGACGTGGGGCACTCCGCGCCCACGGAGGGTGTCCGGCCGTGGGCGCGAAGTGCCCCGCCCCCGGACACCCGGCCCGGACCACCGGCCTGAGCGGCCGGCCCCCGGACGCCTGCCCCGGCACCCGGGGGTCCGGGCTCCCGGGCTCCTGGGCCCCCTGGCCCGACGCCCGCGGGTCCTTCACGGCCCGGGCCCCCGGACGCCTGCCGCGCGTCCGGGGGCCCGGGCCGTGAAGGGATCAGAAGACCTCGGGGCCGCGCAGGGTGGCCTCGGCGCCGCCGTCGACGTACAGCACCTGGCCGGTGATGTGGCTGTTCGCGCCGGAGACCAGGAAGAGCACGGTCCGGGCGACGTCCTCGGGCCGGAGATAGCCGTTGAGGGGCATCGGGACGGCGGTGTCCATGACCTTCTTCATCCCGGGGTCGTCGAAGAGTCCGGCGGTCATCGGGGTGAGCACGATGCCGGGCGCGACCACGTTCACCGGGATCCCGGCGTCGGCCCAGCCCGGTGCGACGGCGGTGCGCCGGGCCCACCGGGCGAGGGCCGCCTTGGAGGAGGGGTACAGCCGGCGTGCGTGGCCGTCGGCCACGGCCCGCCCGGCGTGCCGGAGGGCCTCCGCCTCGTCTCCGGCCAGGCAGGCGGTGACGACGTCCGGGTCGGCGGGCTGGGTGCCG
This DNA window, taken from Streptomyces nitrosporeus, encodes the following:
- a CDS encoding ABC transporter ATP-binding protein, yielding MTTAPPPGGPAPAPAPGAPGPAAGTPRAAPAPLLSATGVRTGFLTPRGLVQAVDGVDLTLSEGETLGIVGESGSGKSVLGRTLMGLITDGPGTTVSGTVLLGGQDVHALTPARRRALWGTEVAMVFQDPMTSLNPVKKVGAHLTESVRLHLGLSRAEARDRAVGLLRQVGIPEPARRARQYPHELSGGMRQRVVIAMALACGPRLLIADEPTTALDVTVQKQILDLLRTLAQDLRMATVLISHDLATVAGRTDRVAVMYAGRLVEHAPTQAVFERPRHPYSSALIASIPQLDLPPHTLLPTIEGRPPNLLHPPPGCRFAPRCTAATDRCTTEAPRLTGRHGDQDAEGVVACHHPLGAVQEATA
- a CDS encoding ABC transporter permease, whose amino-acid sequence is MSDIAPRTRTAFPPPLLTALTLTAVGLALLVFGATTAQLVPPAKAALALLGLGTAFAGASRLGKRWAGPGFDLVFWAGAGWLILLGLAIVCAPWLPLAEDRDVASTVMEPVFATPAFTGDHPLGTNAFGLDLLARSLYGARSSLVISLSAVAVGTVVGGAIGMVAGYFQKGVDRAVGIATNSLLAVPPLILLIALATVLEPHLRNVALSLALLTVPGMVRLARATTMAYANREFVVAARAMGATRTRILLRELLPNVLLPLLSLAVVMISVLIVAEASLSFLGLGIQPPEPTWGNMIAEGEGRAFEDHPHIVLVPGAFLFLTVFAFNIVGEKARGRWDSRSVKL
- a CDS encoding ABC transporter permease yields the protein MSPAALRRPALKALELVGVLLIASIGVFSLVVLLPGDPAVDILGAGRAPSEYAELRTELGLDQPLATRYLDWLGGVLTGDLGQSVVPPQSDVTDRVLSALPVSLEIAALGLLLALLIAVPLAMWSAYRENSAADRIIGAGTFGVLSVPSFLAGLLLILLLVNSAGWFPRSEWVRLGDGDLAGNLHHAFLPALTVALAELAMFTRVLRGDLIVTLREDYILAARAKGMNPLRILFTDALRPSSFSLVTLLGLSLGRLIGSTVVVEYLFALPGMGTLVVNAAGQGDYPMVQGAVLTIAVIYVVINAAIDFSYGYLDPRTRRVHV
- a CDS encoding ABC transporter substrate-binding protein, which codes for MKRAPRPRARLAAALAAAAMLTSACVSSDTGSTGGEKAQKAERGRYTFGLVGDQPDGGTPVDGGTLRIADYAEARSLSPAVTYATGASGGSALAAVYDVLMRYDTAAKKYEPQLAKSLHSSDDLKTWTLKLREDVKFSDGTPLDAAAVTASLAWYQKNKGADTALLAPNLAKTEAVDDTTVVFTLRTPWATFPAMLAQAPGMIVAPAAYAGKTFEPIGAGPFVLDEHAPQEEMVLKANEDYFKGRPHLDALRFTWPQSDRAKLEALNDGTADVTYMRSPDVVDDAVKEGHPGELTLTGLGNMITINTREGRPGADLRVRKAMALALDPELDTQRAYEGKGLPGQEIFPPESRLHSEVEPVGIDLDEAKKLLAEAKKDGYDGAITYMDGTDPVSRAKGVVTKAMLERVGFTVELDLVSSIADRVAKTYVEHDFDISRGAASISESDPYHRLQSVLNSTSYGNPGGYANPEMDALLAELQAADGDEETQKILDRVQTLFNEDVPLVNLGASAGFTAWGENVHGIVPTDEYMTLFGEAWISK
- a CDS encoding class I adenylate-forming enzyme family protein — protein: MSSDTDHRSSALARAAALTGPGGRFELSEAEVLGARLPVFTHRRRALHEVLHESAAHAGREYIVTADRRITFAQHAAQVASLAQVLREEYGVGKGDRVAIAAANSPGWIQTFWATVSIGAVAVGFNAWWSAREMAHGIANAEPALVVADARQSAKLAGCGVPVLSMEDDISRFVSARPGAPLPSADVAEDDPAVILYTSGTSGRPKGAVHTHRNLLAVVEYHRLNDALLREFGDPLAPEDRVYLLTLPLFHIASLHNLAVPRLATGSRIALHQGSFDVDAVLSMVERERVTNWGAVPTMAHRMLEHGGVSRYDTSSLTAFALASAPSSTEFKEKLRRALPFAKDSLVDSYGLTESCTAIAAANPQELAAAPGTLGRPVVGVRLEIRDPAGEVLGEGEEGDIWVRSMYNMLGYWRDPAATAEAIGADRWLRTGDMGQVREGRLYLRSRRSDLIIRGGENVYPAEIETVLAGHPDVRECLVVGFPHPDLGQEVAAVVVPVPGAALTEEALREYAAGELAYFKVPKRWRITTDPLPRNATGKVIRRDVRV